In Equus caballus isolate H_3958 breed thoroughbred chromosome 7, TB-T2T, whole genome shotgun sequence, one DNA window encodes the following:
- the OR7E227 gene encoding olfactory receptor family 7 subfamily E member 227 (The RefSeq protein has 1 substitution compared to this genomic sequence) gives MGLSDDLEMQPLLFGLFLFMYLVTMLGNLLIILAVSCDSHLHTPMYFFLSNLSLADIGFTTTTIPKMILDIQTHSRVISYVGCLTQMSFFTIFGCLDSLLLTVMAYDRFVAICEPLHYSRIMNPCLCGLLVLVSLFISFLVSQMHNLFVLQLTYFKNVEISNFFCDPSQLLNLACSDTSTNNAVMYFIGAISGFLPISGILFSYYKIISSILRVPSSGGKYKAFSTCGSHLSIVCLFYGTGLGVYFSSAVSLSPRKDVVASVVYTVVTPMLNPFIYSLRNRDIKRAMRRLLSQTI, from the coding sequence ATGGGACTCTCAGATGATCTGGAAATGCAGCCTTTGCTCTTTGGGCTATTCCTGTTCATGTACTTGGTCACCATGTTGGGGAACCTTCTCATCATCCTGGCAGTCAGCtgtgactcccacctccacacccccatgtacttcttcctctccaacctgtcTTTGGCTGACATCGGTTTCACTACCACCACAATCCCGAAGATGATTCTAGATATACAAACTCACAGTAGAGTCATCTCCTATGTGGGTTGCCTGActcagatgtctttttttactatttttggaTGTTTGGATAGTTTACTCCTgactgtgatggcctatgaccggtTTGTAGCCATCTGTGAACCGCTACACTACTCACGCATCATGAACCCATGCCTCTGTGGCTTGTTGGTTTTGGTGTCACTTTTCATAAGCTTTTTGGTCTCCCAGATGCACAATTTGTTTGTGCTACAACTTACCTACttcaaaaatgtggaaatttCCAATTTCTTCTGTGACCCTTCTCAACTCCTCAACCTTGCCTGTTCTGACACCTCCACCAATAATGCAGTCATGTATTTTATTGGTGCCATCTCTGGTTTTCTCCCTATATCAGGGATCCTTTTCTCTTACTATaaaattatttcctccattttgaGAATCCCCTCCTCAGGTGGGAAGTATAAAGCCTTCTCCACTTGTGGCTCACACCTGTCAATTGTCTGCTTATTTTATGGAACTGGCCTTGGGGTGTACTTCAGTTCTGCAGTCTCACTTTCTCCCAGGAAAGATGTGGTTGCCTCGGTGGTGTACACTGTGGTcacccccatgctgaaccccttcatctacagtctgaggaacagagacATCAAAAGAGCCATGCGGAGGCTCCTCAGCCAAACAATCTAA